Proteins encoded by one window of Gammaproteobacteria bacterium:
- the nadD gene encoding nicotinate-nucleotide adenylyltransferase, producing the protein MKAALILGGTFDPVHNAHLRTASDVAELLGVEQVRLLPCGEPAHREQPGATAAQRLAMLQRAVHGQRRFVIDAQELARSGPSYMVDTAASLRRELGAECCICLMMGMDAFLGLPGWHEWSKVPEYLNLVVIERPGWQGALKQQKILRMLLEQRQVHSVEALLAAPAGKILMVTVSQLPISATQIRNMISAGELPQGLLPESVLALIREQKIYQNQT; encoded by the coding sequence ATGAAGGCCGCATTGATATTGGGCGGTACCTTCGACCCAGTACATAACGCCCACCTGCGTACCGCAAGCGATGTGGCTGAGCTGCTGGGGGTGGAGCAGGTTCGCCTGCTCCCCTGCGGCGAACCAGCGCACCGGGAGCAGCCCGGAGCGACCGCCGCCCAACGACTGGCGATGCTGCAACGAGCCGTGCATGGGCAGAGGCGCTTTGTTATCGATGCCCAAGAGCTGGCGCGCAGCGGCCCCTCCTATATGGTTGATACAGCGGCTAGCCTGCGCCGTGAACTGGGTGCCGAGTGTTGCATCTGTCTAATGATGGGAATGGATGCTTTTTTGGGGCTGCCAGGATGGCATGAATGGTCAAAGGTACCCGAATATCTAAACCTTGTGGTGATAGAGCGGCCAGGGTGGCAAGGGGCATTAAAGCAACAGAAGATACTGCGAATGTTGCTGGAGCAACGTCAGGTACACAGTGTTGAGGCGCTGCTGGCGGCACCGGCCGGGAAAATATTAATGGTGACAGTGAGTCAGCTTCCTATCTCCGCTACTCAAATCCGTAACATGATCAGTGCGGGGGAGTTACCACAGGGGCTGTTGCCCGAATCTGTATTAGCGTTGATTAGAGAACAGAAAATTTATCAAAATCAGACGTAA
- the rsfS gene encoding ribosome silencing factor translates to MDSEQLKKLVIDALEEIKAIDIIEIDVRDRTSICDVMVIATGQTNRQVKSLAESVVLKAKAAGEQPIGVEGQAAGEWVLVDLGDVVVHVMQPQTRAFYSLEKLWEMAPSDTSKQES, encoded by the coding sequence ATGGACAGTGAACAGTTAAAAAAATTGGTAATTGATGCCCTTGAAGAGATTAAGGCGATTGATATTATCGAAATTGATGTGCGTGATAGAACCAGTATTTGTGATGTAATGGTGATTGCTACGGGCCAAACCAATCGTCAGGTTAAATCATTGGCAGAGAGCGTGGTATTAAAAGCCAAAGCAGCGGGAGAGCAACCGATTGGTGTAGAAGGCCAAGCAGCGGGTGAGTGGGTATTGGTTGATCTTGGCGATGTAGTGGTGCATGTGATGCAGCCACAAACAAGAGCGTTCTACAGTTTGGAAAAACTGTGGGAGATGGCACCCAGCGATACCAGCAAACAAGAGTC